From the Daucus carota subsp. sativus chromosome 8, DH1 v3.0, whole genome shotgun sequence genome, one window contains:
- the LOC108197727 gene encoding kinesin-like protein KIN-13B isoform X2: MHAVGRQMQRSGSTSYHQRQLSDNFLEGGGFSKNSKWLQPQVRKRPLNKREVAKTEEDIITIDPNTNSLSVHEKKFKVDLTEYVEKHDFFYDAVLNENVSNEEVYLETVEPIIPMIFERTKATCFAYGQTGSGKTFTMQPLPLKASEDIFRLMHYNYRNQGYQLFVGFFEIYGGKLFDLLNDRKKLCIREDGKQQVCIVGLQEFGVVDVNTVKELIERGNSTRSTGTTGANEESSRSHAILQLAIKKIVDGKESKPARLVGKLSFIDLAGSERGADTTDNDKQTRMEGAEINKSLLALKECIRALDSDQGHIPFRGSKLTEVLRDSFVGDSRTVMISCISPNSGSCEHTLNTLRYADRVKSLCKGTSSFRKDTLSSSLNIRTSTALPLSSVSTTATASSDNNPTDVGSNRFGWPKQSELEPSESLTLERAPNGRVESTSASKAFPDKYKGQTERPDDVIEDYFEYNEETHEQNNQFQTRNTTQTNARESTASQAKNSHSDEEIDAILKEENDLVNAHRKLIEQTMDIVRQEMDLLVQVDNPGNQLDEYIHKLNVILSHKAAGIVQLQNRLGVRVSLRAPPTNYS; encoded by the exons ATGCATGCTGTTGGAAGGCAAATGCAAAGATCAGGCTCCACCAGCTACCACCAGAGGCAGCTCTCTGATAATTTTCTTGAAGGTGGTGGTTTTAGTAAGAACAGCAAATGGCTTCAGCCTCAg GTACGTAAGAGACCCCTTAATAAAAGGGAGGTGGCGAAGACGGAGGAAGACATTATAACTATTGATCCAAATACTAATTCCCTTTCCGTCCATGAGAAAAAATTCAAG GTGGACTTAACTGAATATGTTGAGaagcatgattttttttatgacgCTGTGCTGAATGAGAATGTCTCCAATGAAGAA GTATACTTGGAGACAGTCGAGCCTATAATACCAATGATTTTTGAACGAACAAAAGCAACCTGCTTTGCTTATGGCCAAACAG GGAGTGGAAAGACTTTTACAATGCAACCGTTGCCACTTAAGGCATCCGAAGATATATTTAGGCTAATGCACTATAATTACCGGAACCAGGGATATCAGTTGTTTGTCGGTTTCTTTGAAATATATGGAGGAAAGCTATTTGATCTTCTCAATGATAGAAA AAAGCTTTGTATAAGGGAAGATGGAAAACAACAGGTCTGCATTGTGGGCTTGCAAGAATTTGGAGTAGTAGATGTAAATACAGTCAAGGAATTAATCGAGAGAGGCAATTCAACAAGAAGTACTGGCACAACTGGTGCAAATGAGGAATCCTCTCGATCACATGCTATACTGCAGCTTGCTATCAAAAAAATTGTTGATGGGAAGGAATCAAAGCCTGCTCGTCTTGTTGGCAAGTTATCTTTTATAGATCTTGCTGGAAGTGAACGTGGTGCAGATACGACAGATAATGACAAACAAACAAG AATGGAAGGCGCTgaaattaataaaagtttacTTGCACTAAAGGAATGCATCAGAGCACTTGACAGCGATCAGGGTCATATTCCCTTCAGAGGGAGTAAGCTAACTGAGGTTCTTAGAGACTCATTTGTTGGTGATTCGCGCACTGTTATGATATCATGCATTTCCCCAAACTCAGGATCATGTGAACATACTCTCAACACATTAAGATATGCTGACAG GGTTAAGAGTCTGTGCAAGGGAACCAGCAGCTTCAGGAAAGATACACTTTCTTCGTCACTAAACATTAGAACCTCAACAGCTTTGCCCTTGTCTTCAGTTTCAACAACTGCAACAGCCTCTTCAGATAATAACCCCACAGATGTCGGAAGTAACAGATTCGGGTGGCCTAAGCAAAGTGAATTGGAGCCTTCTGAATCATTGACACTTGAACGTGCTCCTAATGGACGAGTAGAAAGCACCTCAGCCTCAAAGGCCTTTCCAGATAAATACAAGGGTCAGACAGAAAGGCCAGATGATGTAATTGAAGACTATTTTGAGTACAACGAGGAAACTCATGAACAAAACAATCAATTTCAGACAAGGAACACCACTCAAACAAATGCCAGGGAATCGACAGCATCTCAGGCTAAGAACTCACATTCAGACGAAGAAATTGATGCTATCCTAAAG GAAGAGAATGATCTTGTGAATGCTCACCGCAAACTCATAGAACAGACTATGGATATTGTCAGACAG GAGATGGACCTTTTGGTTCAGGTTGACAATCCAGGAAACCAGCTCGACGAATATATTCACAAGCTAAATGTGATTCTTTCGCATAAGGCAGCAGGAATTGTGCAGCTGCAAAATCGATTAG GTGTCCGAGTCAGCTTGCGTGCACCTCCGACTAATTATAGCTAA
- the LOC108197727 gene encoding kinesin-like protein KIN-13B isoform X1, whose protein sequence is MHAVGRQMQRSGSTSYHQRQLSDNFLEGGGFSKNSKWLQPQVRKRPLNKREVAKTEEDIITIDPNTNSLSVHEKKFKVDLTEYVEKHDFFYDAVLNENVSNEEVYLETVEPIIPMIFERTKATCFAYGQTGSGKTFTMQPLPLKASEDIFRLMHYNYRNQGYQLFVGFFEIYGGKLFDLLNDRKKLCIREDGKQQVCIVGLQEFGVVDVNTVKELIERGNSTRSTGTTGANEESSRSHAILQLAIKKIVDGKESKPARLVGKLSFIDLAGSERGADTTDNDKQTRMEGAEINKSLLALKECIRALDSDQGHIPFRGSKLTEVLRDSFVGDSRTVMISCISPNSGSCEHTLNTLRYADRVKSLCKGTSSFRKDTLSSSLNIRTSTALPLSSVSTTATASSDNNPTDVGSNRFGWPKQSELEPSESLTLERAPNGRVESTSASKAFPDKYKGQTERPDDVIEDYFEYNEETHEQNNQFQTRNTTQTNARESTASQAKNSHSDEEIDAILKEENDLVNAHRKLIEQTMDIVRQEMDLLVQVDNPGNQLDEYIHKLNVILSHKAAGIVQLQNRLGQFRSHLHEYNILASSGQ, encoded by the exons ATGCATGCTGTTGGAAGGCAAATGCAAAGATCAGGCTCCACCAGCTACCACCAGAGGCAGCTCTCTGATAATTTTCTTGAAGGTGGTGGTTTTAGTAAGAACAGCAAATGGCTTCAGCCTCAg GTACGTAAGAGACCCCTTAATAAAAGGGAGGTGGCGAAGACGGAGGAAGACATTATAACTATTGATCCAAATACTAATTCCCTTTCCGTCCATGAGAAAAAATTCAAG GTGGACTTAACTGAATATGTTGAGaagcatgattttttttatgacgCTGTGCTGAATGAGAATGTCTCCAATGAAGAA GTATACTTGGAGACAGTCGAGCCTATAATACCAATGATTTTTGAACGAACAAAAGCAACCTGCTTTGCTTATGGCCAAACAG GGAGTGGAAAGACTTTTACAATGCAACCGTTGCCACTTAAGGCATCCGAAGATATATTTAGGCTAATGCACTATAATTACCGGAACCAGGGATATCAGTTGTTTGTCGGTTTCTTTGAAATATATGGAGGAAAGCTATTTGATCTTCTCAATGATAGAAA AAAGCTTTGTATAAGGGAAGATGGAAAACAACAGGTCTGCATTGTGGGCTTGCAAGAATTTGGAGTAGTAGATGTAAATACAGTCAAGGAATTAATCGAGAGAGGCAATTCAACAAGAAGTACTGGCACAACTGGTGCAAATGAGGAATCCTCTCGATCACATGCTATACTGCAGCTTGCTATCAAAAAAATTGTTGATGGGAAGGAATCAAAGCCTGCTCGTCTTGTTGGCAAGTTATCTTTTATAGATCTTGCTGGAAGTGAACGTGGTGCAGATACGACAGATAATGACAAACAAACAAG AATGGAAGGCGCTgaaattaataaaagtttacTTGCACTAAAGGAATGCATCAGAGCACTTGACAGCGATCAGGGTCATATTCCCTTCAGAGGGAGTAAGCTAACTGAGGTTCTTAGAGACTCATTTGTTGGTGATTCGCGCACTGTTATGATATCATGCATTTCCCCAAACTCAGGATCATGTGAACATACTCTCAACACATTAAGATATGCTGACAG GGTTAAGAGTCTGTGCAAGGGAACCAGCAGCTTCAGGAAAGATACACTTTCTTCGTCACTAAACATTAGAACCTCAACAGCTTTGCCCTTGTCTTCAGTTTCAACAACTGCAACAGCCTCTTCAGATAATAACCCCACAGATGTCGGAAGTAACAGATTCGGGTGGCCTAAGCAAAGTGAATTGGAGCCTTCTGAATCATTGACACTTGAACGTGCTCCTAATGGACGAGTAGAAAGCACCTCAGCCTCAAAGGCCTTTCCAGATAAATACAAGGGTCAGACAGAAAGGCCAGATGATGTAATTGAAGACTATTTTGAGTACAACGAGGAAACTCATGAACAAAACAATCAATTTCAGACAAGGAACACCACTCAAACAAATGCCAGGGAATCGACAGCATCTCAGGCTAAGAACTCACATTCAGACGAAGAAATTGATGCTATCCTAAAG GAAGAGAATGATCTTGTGAATGCTCACCGCAAACTCATAGAACAGACTATGGATATTGTCAGACAG GAGATGGACCTTTTGGTTCAGGTTGACAATCCAGGAAACCAGCTCGACGAATATATTCACAAGCTAAATGTGATTCTTTCGCATAAGGCAGCAGGAATTGTGCAGCTGCAAAATCGATTAGGTCAGTTCCGGAGCCATTTGCATGAATACAATATCTTAGCTTCTTCCGGGCAGTAA